Proteins encoded within one genomic window of Prauserella marina:
- the hrpA gene encoding ATP-dependent RNA helicase HrpA — translation MSTSTPADELRARLPELTLRDEHRLRRRIDGVNRRGRKDRHGRGRGGDKRGGAESGGPAGADGFSESAVLATIAADIEAAEQRVRHRRDAVPELRYPEDLPVSRRKADIAEVIRDNQVVIVAGETGSGKTTQLPKICLELGLGVRGQIGHTQPRRLAARTVAERVASELNTELGSVVGYKVRFTDQSGDDTLVKLMTDGILLAEIQQDRMLRAYDTIIIDEAHERSLNIDFLLGYLRRLLPSRPDLKVIITSATIDPERFSRHFGDAPIVEVSGRTYPVEVRYRPVVDPDDPGADPDRDQVQAISDAVTELIGEGQGDILVFLSGEREIRDTSEALTAMALPYTEILPLYARLSAADQHRVFQRHTGRRVVLATNVAETSLTVPGIKYVIDPGTARISRYSHRTKVQRLPIEPVSQASANQRKGRCGRTSDGICIRLYTEDDFDSRPEFTDPEILRTNLASVILQMTSLGLGDIAAFPFVEPPDRRQVTAGVQLLSELGALEADGGKLTTVGRQLAQLPVDPRMGRMIVEAAANGCVREVMIIAAALSIQDPRERPADKQQAAAEKHARFAEPNSDFLAYLKLWEYLREQQRALSGNQFRKLCKAEFLNYLRVREWQDIFGQLRQLAKPLGITLNSTEADPQRIHTSLLAGLLSHVGLKDPAKGDYLGARGARFSVFPGSSLFKKQPRWVASAELVETSKLWARVNARIEPEWVEPLAQHLVKRHYSEPHWERKQGAVMANERVTLYGIPLVAGRKVNYGRIDKELSRELFIRHALVEGDWETSHRFFIENRKLLDEVEDLEARARRHDILVDDETLFAFYDERVGEDVVSSRHFDSWWKQRRRSEPDLLNFEKAMLINESADEVAEADYPDTWQAGALRLSLTYQFEPGADADGVTVHIPLPVLNQVSAAGFEWQVPGLREELVTALIKSLPKSLRRNFVPAPDTARKALSGVDPSMGPLPDVLGAELERLRGVAVAPEAWQFSSVPDHLRMTFRVVDERKRTLAEGKDLDALRDRLGDRLRETISAVADDLEKEGLRTASFGELPKVFTATRKGHELKAYPALVDEGGCVAVRMLDTEGQQRTQMWLGTRKLLRLNVASPMKYLNRNLGNTAKLVLTRNPHGSVAALLEDCVDCAVDKLMADAGGPAWDEAGFAVLLEKVRAGLNGTVLTVLREVENILAATHDVESRLADTRGDAVRESVADVRAQLDGLVFPGFVTAAGFDRLADLVRYARAIERRLEKLPGDPARDVRNLRDVQWLWQEYQAVLDTLPPRTAPGKQLADVRWMIEELRVSFFAQTLRTAYPVSMKRVLRALDEAAAD, via the coding sequence ATGTCCACTTCCACCCCTGCTGACGAGTTGCGCGCGCGGCTGCCCGAGTTGACGCTGCGCGACGAGCACCGCTTACGACGCCGGATCGACGGCGTGAACCGGCGAGGCCGGAAAGACCGGCATGGCCGGGGGCGCGGGGGCGACAAGCGTGGCGGTGCCGAGTCCGGCGGTCCAGCCGGGGCTGACGGGTTTTCGGAGTCCGCCGTTCTGGCCACGATCGCCGCCGACATCGAGGCCGCTGAGCAGCGCGTGCGGCACCGCCGCGACGCGGTGCCCGAGTTGCGCTACCCCGAAGACCTGCCGGTGAGCAGGCGCAAAGCCGACATCGCCGAGGTCATCAGGGACAACCAGGTGGTGATCGTCGCGGGCGAGACGGGATCGGGCAAGACGACGCAGCTTCCCAAGATCTGTCTCGAACTGGGGCTCGGGGTTCGTGGTCAGATCGGGCACACCCAGCCGCGCAGGCTCGCGGCCCGTACGGTCGCCGAGCGCGTCGCCAGTGAGCTGAACACCGAACTCGGTTCCGTGGTGGGCTACAAGGTGCGGTTCACCGACCAGTCCGGTGACGACACGCTCGTCAAGCTCATGACCGACGGCATCCTGCTCGCCGAGATCCAGCAGGACCGGATGCTGCGCGCCTACGACACGATCATCATCGACGAGGCACACGAACGCAGCCTCAACATCGACTTCCTGCTCGGCTATCTGCGCAGGCTGCTGCCGAGCAGGCCCGATCTCAAAGTGATCATCACCTCGGCGACCATCGACCCCGAGCGGTTCTCCCGGCATTTCGGGGACGCCCCGATCGTCGAGGTGTCCGGCCGCACCTATCCCGTCGAGGTGCGCTACCGCCCCGTCGTCGACCCCGACGACCCCGGCGCCGATCCCGACCGCGACCAGGTGCAGGCGATCTCGGACGCGGTGACCGAACTGATCGGTGAGGGACAGGGCGACATCCTGGTTTTCCTCTCCGGTGAGCGCGAGATCCGCGACACCAGCGAGGCGCTGACGGCGATGGCCTTGCCCTACACCGAAATCCTCCCGTTGTACGCGCGGTTGTCGGCCGCCGATCAGCACAGGGTCTTCCAGCGCCACACCGGAAGGCGCGTCGTGCTCGCCACCAACGTCGCGGAGACCTCGCTCACCGTGCCCGGCATCAAGTACGTCATCGATCCGGGTACGGCACGCATCTCCCGCTACAGCCACCGCACGAAGGTGCAGCGGCTGCCGATCGAACCGGTGTCGCAGGCTTCGGCGAATCAGCGCAAGGGCCGGTGCGGGCGTACCTCCGACGGCATCTGCATCCGGCTCTACACCGAGGACGACTTCGACTCCCGCCCGGAGTTCACCGATCCGGAGATCCTGCGCACCAATCTCGCCTCCGTGATCTTGCAGATGACCTCGCTCGGCCTCGGTGACATCGCCGCTTTCCCCTTCGTGGAGCCGCCGGACCGGCGTCAGGTCACCGCCGGTGTGCAGTTGCTGAGCGAACTGGGCGCGCTGGAGGCCGACGGCGGCAAGCTCACCACCGTCGGGAGGCAGCTCGCGCAGCTTCCGGTCGATCCGAGAATGGGCAGGATGATCGTGGAGGCGGCGGCCAACGGCTGCGTCCGCGAGGTGATGATCATCGCCGCCGCGCTGTCCATTCAGGACCCGCGAGAACGCCCCGCCGACAAACAGCAGGCCGCCGCCGAAAAGCACGCGCGGTTCGCCGAACCGAACTCCGACTTCCTCGCCTACCTGAAACTGTGGGAGTACCTGCGCGAGCAGCAGCGGGCGCTGTCCGGCAACCAGTTCCGCAAGCTGTGCAAGGCCGAATTCCTCAACTACCTCAGAGTCAGGGAGTGGCAGGACATCTTCGGTCAGCTCAGGCAACTGGCCAAGCCACTTGGCATCACCCTCAACAGCACCGAGGCCGATCCGCAGCGGATCCACACCTCGCTGCTGGCCGGTCTGCTCTCCCACGTCGGGCTCAAGGACCCGGCCAAGGGTGACTACCTCGGCGCCCGGGGCGCCCGGTTCTCCGTCTTCCCCGGATCGTCGTTGTTCAAGAAGCAGCCGCGCTGGGTCGCCTCGGCCGAACTGGTGGAGACCTCGAAGCTGTGGGCGAGGGTCAACGCCAGGATCGAGCCGGAGTGGGTGGAACCGCTCGCGCAGCACCTCGTCAAACGGCACTACTCGGAACCGCACTGGGAACGCAAGCAGGGCGCGGTGATGGCCAACGAGCGGGTCACCCTGTACGGCATCCCGCTCGTCGCGGGCCGCAAGGTCAACTACGGGCGGATCGACAAGGAACTGTCGCGGGAGCTGTTCATCAGGCACGCGCTCGTCGAGGGCGACTGGGAAACCAGCCACCGGTTCTTCATCGAGAACCGGAAACTACTCGACGAGGTCGAGGACCTCGAAGCGCGCGCCCGCAGGCACGACATTCTCGTCGACGACGAGACCTTGTTCGCCTTCTACGACGAGCGCGTCGGCGAGGACGTGGTGTCGAGCAGGCATTTCGACTCGTGGTGGAAGCAGAGGCGGCGCTCGGAGCCCGACCTGCTCAACTTCGAGAAGGCCATGCTCATCAACGAGAGCGCCGACGAGGTCGCCGAAGCGGACTACCCTGACACCTGGCAGGCCGGAGCGCTGCGGCTGTCGCTGACGTACCAGTTCGAACCGGGCGCCGACGCCGACGGCGTGACCGTCCACATTCCACTTCCCGTGCTCAACCAGGTGAGCGCCGCCGGTTTCGAATGGCAGGTTCCCGGTCTGCGCGAGGAACTGGTCACCGCGCTGATCAAGTCGCTGCCGAAGTCGTTGCGGCGCAACTTCGTCCCCGCTCCGGACACCGCGCGAAAGGCACTGTCCGGAGTGGACCCCTCGATGGGCCCGTTGCCCGATGTGCTCGGTGCCGAACTCGAACGCCTTCGCGGAGTAGCGGTCGCGCCTGAGGCGTGGCAGTTCTCCTCGGTGCCCGATCACCTCAGGATGACCTTCCGGGTCGTCGACGAGCGTAAGCGGACGCTGGCAGAGGGCAAGGACCTCGACGCGCTGCGCGACCGGCTCGGCGACCGCCTTCGCGAGACCATTTCCGCCGTTGCCGACGATCTCGAAAAGGAAGGCCTGCGCACGGCCAGTTTCGGTGAGCTGCCGAAGGTGTTCACGGCCACCCGCAAGGGACACGAGCTCAAGGCATATCCGGCGCTCGTCGACGAGGGTGGCTGTGTCGCGGTTCGCATGCTCGACACCGAGGGACAGCAGCGCACCCAGATGTGGCTTGGCACGAGGAAACTGCTCCGGCTCAACGTCGCGTCCCCCATGAAGTACCTCAACCGCAACCTCGGCAACACCGCGAAGCTCGTGCTGACAAGGAATCCGCACGGCAGTGTCGCCGCGTTGCTCGAAGACTGCGTCGACTGCGCGGTGGACAAGCTCATGGCCGACGCGGGCGGTCCGGCGTGGGACGAGGCCGGTTTCGCAGTGCTGCTTGAGAAGGTGCGGGCCGGATTGAATGGCACCGTGCTCACGGTGCTGCGCGAGGTGGAGAACATTCTCGCCGCCACGCACGACGTCGAATCGCGGCTCGCCGACACGAGGGGAGACGCGGTGCGCGAATCCGTCGCCGATGTGCGGGCTCAGCTCGACGGGCTGGTGTTCCCCGGATTCGTGACGGCGGCGGGATTCGACCGGCTCGCCGACCTCGTGCGCTACGCGCGGGCGATCGAGCGCAGGCTGGAGAAGCTGCCCGGCGACCCGGCGCGGGACGTGCGGAACCTGCGGGACGTCCAATGGTTGTGGCAGGAGTACCAGGCGGTGCTCGACACGTTGCCACCGAGAACGGCGCCAGGCAAGCAACTCGCCGACGTGCGGTGGATGATCGAGGAGCTGAGGGTGAGCTTCTTCGCCCAGACCCTGCGCACCGCCTACCCGGTGTCGATGAAGCGCGTGCTGCGCGCGCTGGACGAGGCCGCCGCGGACTGA
- a CDS encoding MerR family transcriptional regulator: protein MYSISAFAERVGLTRSALRFYDDCGVLAPARVDPGNGYRYYSEDQIERGVLVRGLRQAGVPLAGIVAVLDDAEGAEDVLRAHAKRLREEHDAAQAALRGVLAGVAGVTEVTLGGAEFACAIRQVAPSVSRDSSFPVLGRVLIELAAQGLRFVATDRYRLAIRELTPETFTGGPARILVAAGALLAASASSSRHRTVTLRVTAEGGVLTVEGQAVPLSGLPGEFPAYRDLLGALSPPAHRVITDRVALIGVLGDAEGPFVLESGADELLANGTRLPSVCEPGVRVAFDPAVLCPALEASVGPEVLLDITDPCSPVVVRSADQGSFTTLVMPVADEGN, encoded by the coding sequence ATGTACAGCATCAGCGCGTTCGCGGAGCGCGTGGGACTGACTCGTTCCGCGTTGCGCTTCTACGACGACTGCGGGGTACTGGCCCCCGCGAGGGTCGACCCGGGCAACGGTTACCGCTATTACAGCGAGGACCAGATCGAAAGGGGGGTCCTGGTGCGGGGCCTGCGGCAGGCAGGCGTCCCGCTCGCCGGGATCGTCGCGGTGCTCGACGACGCGGAGGGCGCCGAGGACGTACTGCGCGCACACGCGAAGCGGCTGCGCGAGGAGCACGACGCGGCGCAGGCCGCGCTGCGCGGCGTCCTGGCCGGCGTCGCCGGGGTGACCGAGGTGACGCTGGGTGGTGCGGAGTTCGCCTGCGCCATCAGGCAGGTCGCGCCTTCGGTCTCGCGGGACAGCTCGTTTCCCGTACTGGGCCGCGTCCTGATCGAACTCGCCGCGCAAGGACTGCGGTTCGTCGCGACCGACCGCTACCGGCTCGCGATCCGCGAACTGACGCCCGAGACCTTCACCGGCGGCCCGGCGCGGATTCTCGTCGCGGCCGGCGCGCTGCTCGCCGCGTCGGCGTCCTCGTCAAGGCATCGCACCGTGACCTTGCGGGTCACGGCGGAGGGCGGCGTGCTCACCGTGGAAGGGCAGGCGGTTCCGCTGAGCGGCCTTCCCGGCGAGTTCCCCGCCTACCGGGACCTGCTCGGCGCGCTCTCGCCCCCCGCGCACCGGGTGATCACCGACCGGGTCGCGCTGATCGGCGTGCTCGGCGACGCCGAGGGACCCTTCGTACTGGAGAGCGGCGCCGACGAGCTGCTGGCGAACGGAACCCGGCTGCCTTCGGTGTGCGAACCGGGCGTGCGCGTCGCGTTCGATCCGGCGGTGCTGTGCCCAGCGCTGGAAGCGAGCGTGGGCCCGGAAGTGCTGCTGGACATCACGGATCCGTGCTCCCCCGTCGTCGTCCGCTCCGCCGACCAGGGAAGCTTCACCACTCTCGTCATGCCGGTCGCCGACGAGGGCAACTGA
- a CDS encoding bifunctional 3'-5' exonuclease/DNA polymerase, whose translation MELIVARSGEQRWAVRAIGSAGFTETGLTATELAGKAARWESELGPRWVLSSVEQDYPVLLDAGVRIGRCHDLSLVEGLLLAHEGLHDQSRGLAAAHARATGLEPPPETRQAHPDADEQPTLFDPRGSGLPGDVSALDAATIVLAGQHARVEALASAARMRLLVAAESASALAAAEMSADGLPWRADVHDRLLTELLGSRVASGSRPAKLVQLAARVQQALGGKPLNIDHPGSVVRAFGREGIAIPSARAHVLRTLDHPAVAPLLEYKELARLHSAHGWTWLDHWVHGNRFRPVFVVGGVVSGRWASRGGAALQIPRVLRACVRADPGWKLVCADAAQLEPRVLAALSGDRKLAGVAAATDLYSSLAEAMFPATASADGGNDDRARAKIAMLSAMYGGTAGEAASLLALLRQRFPAAVSYVENAAVAGERGELVRSRLGRTSPPPSSAWRALTGGTGDEDKARRAAREWGRFTRNFVVQASAADWTAVLLALLRQRLPREAHLVFFQHDEVLIHTPAALADDVTACLDAAVAETTALVFGPACPVRFPMPAAAVDCYADAK comes from the coding sequence GTGGAGCTCATCGTCGCAAGGTCGGGGGAACAGCGCTGGGCCGTGCGCGCGATCGGGTCCGCCGGCTTCACCGAAACCGGGCTGACCGCGACGGAACTCGCGGGCAAGGCGGCGCGCTGGGAAAGCGAACTGGGCCCCCGGTGGGTGCTTTCCTCGGTCGAGCAGGACTATCCGGTGTTGCTCGACGCCGGTGTCAGAATCGGCCGCTGTCATGATCTCTCCCTCGTCGAGGGCCTGTTGCTGGCTCATGAGGGCCTGCACGACCAGTCTCGCGGCCTCGCCGCGGCGCACGCCAGGGCCACCGGGCTCGAACCGCCCCCGGAAACCCGGCAGGCACATCCCGACGCCGACGAGCAGCCGACCCTGTTCGACCCGAGGGGTTCAGGGCTTCCCGGCGACGTTTCCGCGCTCGACGCGGCCACGATCGTGCTTGCCGGTCAGCACGCCCGCGTCGAAGCGCTCGCCTCGGCGGCGAGGATGCGGCTGCTCGTCGCGGCCGAATCGGCCAGCGCGCTCGCCGCGGCCGAGATGTCGGCCGACGGGCTGCCATGGCGCGCCGACGTGCACGACCGGCTGCTCACCGAACTGCTCGGCAGCAGGGTCGCCTCGGGAAGCAGACCGGCCAAGCTGGTCCAGCTCGCCGCGCGCGTGCAGCAGGCTCTCGGCGGCAAGCCGCTCAACATCGACCACCCGGGCAGTGTGGTACGCGCTTTCGGCAGGGAGGGCATCGCTATTCCTTCGGCACGGGCCCACGTGCTGCGCACCCTCGACCATCCCGCCGTCGCCCCGCTGCTGGAGTACAAGGAACTGGCGAGGCTGCATTCGGCACACGGCTGGACCTGGCTCGATCACTGGGTGCACGGCAACCGGTTCCGGCCCGTCTTCGTCGTCGGCGGCGTGGTGTCGGGCCGGTGGGCCAGCAGAGGCGGCGCCGCGTTGCAGATCCCGCGAGTGCTGCGCGCGTGCGTGCGCGCCGACCCGGGATGGAAACTCGTCTGCGCCGACGCGGCCCAGCTCGAACCGCGCGTGCTCGCGGCGTTGTCCGGCGATCGCAAGCTCGCCGGCGTCGCGGCGGCCACGGACCTCTATTCGAGTCTCGCCGAGGCGATGTTCCCCGCTACGGCGAGCGCGGACGGCGGCAACGACGACAGGGCGCGCGCGAAGATCGCCATGCTCTCGGCCATGTACGGCGGGACGGCTGGCGAGGCGGCGTCGTTGCTCGCCTTGCTGCGCCAGCGTTTTCCCGCCGCTGTGTCCTATGTGGAGAACGCGGCGGTCGCGGGTGAGCGAGGCGAGCTGGTGCGCTCCCGGCTCGGCAGGACCTCTCCCCCGCCTTCGTCGGCGTGGCGCGCGCTCACCGGAGGTACCGGCGACGAGGACAAGGCCCGCAGGGCCGCACGGGAATGGGGCCGGTTCACCAGGAACTTCGTCGTGCAGGCCAGTGCGGCCGACTGGACCGCGGTGCTGCTGGCGCTGCTGCGGCAACGGCTGCCCCGCGAAGCGCATCTGGTGTTCTTCCAGCACGACGAGGTCCTCATCCACACACCCGCCGCGCTCGCCGATGACGTCACCGCCTGTCTCGACGCGGCCGTCGCCGAGACGACGGCACTGGTGTTCGGCCCAGCCTGCCCGGTGCGGTTTCCGATGCCCGCCGCCGCCGTCGACTGCTACGCCGACGCGAAGTAG
- a CDS encoding lactate 2-monooxygenase: protein MSERFGNYQAEIYLQGYGGTTPAFSTDLTRIEESAAAVLDPRAYGYVAGSAGSGSTAAANRAAFDRWRLVPRMLAGATERDLTTTVLGTTMPAPVLLAPVGAQSIVHDGAEAATARAAASTGLPMVLSTASSTSIEDVAAASGGGPLWFQLYWPSDSEVCLSLLARAEAAGYSVLVVTLDNWSLGWRPSDLDNGYLPFLNGAGTAVPFTDPVFLGGLDASPEEEPAMAVLRWISMITGTDRTWADLAFLRKHWEGPIVLKGIQHVDDARHAVAAGMDGIVVSNHGGRQVDGAVGALDVLPEIAAAVGDRIEVLFDSGVRTGADVIKALALGARAVLVGRPYVYGLAHAGEDGVRQVLRGLLADLDLTLGLSGNTTPGALTASVLRRS, encoded by the coding sequence ATGTCCGAACGGTTCGGCAACTACCAGGCCGAGATCTACCTCCAGGGCTACGGCGGGACGACACCCGCGTTCTCCACCGACCTCACCCGGATCGAGGAATCCGCGGCGGCCGTGCTCGACCCGCGTGCCTACGGATACGTCGCCGGTTCGGCGGGCTCGGGGTCGACGGCAGCGGCCAACAGGGCCGCCTTCGACCGCTGGCGGCTCGTGCCGAGAATGCTCGCGGGAGCCACCGAACGAGACCTCACGACGACGGTGCTCGGCACGACGATGCCGGCGCCGGTGCTGCTCGCCCCCGTCGGCGCGCAGTCCATCGTGCACGACGGCGCCGAGGCGGCCACCGCACGCGCGGCGGCGAGCACCGGGTTGCCGATGGTGCTGTCCACCGCGTCCTCGACCAGCATCGAGGACGTTGCCGCCGCGTCGGGGGGCGGGCCACTGTGGTTCCAGCTGTACTGGCCATCCGATTCCGAGGTGTGCCTCAGCCTGCTGGCCAGGGCCGAAGCCGCCGGATACTCGGTACTCGTCGTCACGCTCGACAACTGGTCGCTCGGCTGGCGGCCGAGCGACCTCGACAACGGCTACCTGCCTTTCCTCAACGGGGCGGGAACCGCCGTGCCGTTCACCGACCCGGTGTTCCTCGGCGGGCTCGACGCGAGTCCCGAAGAGGAACCGGCCATGGCGGTGCTGCGCTGGATCTCGATGATCACCGGGACCGACCGGACGTGGGCCGACCTCGCGTTTCTCAGAAAGCACTGGGAAGGGCCGATCGTGCTGAAAGGCATCCAGCACGTCGACGACGCGCGGCACGCCGTCGCGGCGGGGATGGACGGCATCGTGGTGTCCAATCACGGCGGACGGCAGGTCGACGGTGCCGTCGGCGCGCTCGACGTGCTGCCGGAGATCGCGGCCGCGGTAGGCGACCGGATCGAGGTGCTTTTCGACTCCGGCGTCCGCACCGGCGCCGATGTGATCAAGGCGCTGGCGCTCGGCGCTCGCGCGGTGCTGGTCGGCAGACCCTACGTCTACGGCCTCGCGCACGCGGGAGAGGACGGGGTGCGGCAGGTGTTGCGCGGCCTGCTCGCCGACCTCGACCTGACACTGGGACTTTCGGGCAACACCACGCCCGGCGCGCTCACCGCGAGTGTGCTGCGCAGGAGCTGA